The Mauremys reevesii isolate NIE-2019 linkage group 7, ASM1616193v1, whole genome shotgun sequence genome includes the window TGTAATTGGGAAAGCCAGCCTGAGCCTATCTGATTGGCTATCCCGGCTCCTCCCCGCCCCGAGGAGATCTGATTGGCTGTTCCCGCTCGCCCTCGCCTTTGGCGCTCTGTGATTGGCTGCGCCCGGTCCCACCCCCCCGGCTGCCGGTGAAGGTGAGAGTCTCCTCTGAGCCGCCGTCTCGCTCGCGCGGCCCCGCAGCAGCGCGGAGCCATGGCCGCCGCCGGCTCCCTCTTCGCCTGCGTGCCGCGGGCCCCGCCCGTCGCCGTGTTCCAGCTCACGGCCGACTTCCGGCAGGACCGGGACCCGCGGAAAGTCAACCTGGGGGTGGGCGGTGAGtgagcggggccgggccgggccgggggggcggTGAGtgagcggggccgggccggggggcggtgagtgagccgggccgggccgggggcggtgagtggggccgggccgggccgggccgggggcggtGGTGAGtgagcgggccgggccgggccggggcggtGAGtgagcgggccgggccgggccgggccggggagggggcggtgagtcgggccgggccgggggcggtgaatggggaggagggtggtgagGAGGGGTGGTGAGTGGGGCTGGGCGGGGATGTTGAATGGGGGGGGGTGATGATTGGGAAGCCGGGGGTGGTGAATGGGGGTGATGGGCGGGGGAGTATGAtgaatggggctggggggggtcggTGATTGGGAGGAGGGTGGTgaatgaggaggggctggggaggggtggtgAATGGGGTGGTGATGATTGGGAAGCCGGGGGTGGTgaatggggctgggtgggggagggaggggtggtgaTTGGGAGCCAGGGGGTGGTTAATGGGTTAGTCTAGTGGGCTCCTAGTGGCCCCTGTGTCTGATCCCGGGCAAGGCGTGACCTGGGCTGATGTGGGTGCAATGGGGGGCCTTAGGTCAGCCAGGGGATTGTGATGGTTCTAGAAAATGGGTGACTGGCCCCTTCCTGAGTTGCTTCCTGTTCTCCACAATGGGTCACCTGAACACTAGCTGtgctctgggctctcccctctCTTACTTCTAGGCCCCATTGCCCTGCAGCTGCCCAAGGCCATGCTCAGTGCTCACTTCCCATTTGGCCTCCAGCCCTGCTGGGCCCCATGCTCTGCCCCCTGGACCTTTCCATGTGCTAAGCTGAGCCAGGATGCTGGCACCCAGGCCCTTAGGGGAGGAGACCTGGGGGGTGGAGGCCTGGTGGGCTGGCTCCATTTCAGCACTACCCCtgcactgtgtgaccttggatggGTTGTCTCCTTGTGCAAAGCaaagctgggtgggaggggaggtgtgaTCTTTGTCCTCTGCACAGGAGGCAGGGTCCAGGCTGAGTGTTAGTGTTCAGCACAGTGAGGTGCTGAGACAGAAGGTCCTAGAGATGTGTGAAGGGTTAtcgcaggggtcggcagcctttcagaagtgctgtgccgaatcttcatttattcactctaatttaaggtttcgtgtgccagtaatacattttaatgtttttagaaggtctctttctataagtctataatatataactaaactattgttgtatgtaaagtaaataaggttttttaaatgtttaagaagcttcatttaaaattaaattaaaatgcagagccccccggattgGTGGCcgggacctgggcagtgtgagtgccactgaaaatcagctcgcgtgctgccttcggcacatgtgccataggttgcctaccactgggTTAGCGTATGATCTGCCTTTGTAGGGGTGCCAGCTCCATGGCTCTGGAGACGGAACTCCTCTAGTCAGTGCTGTGCCCTCCCAAGTAGGCTTCCCCtactcagccctgccccaggtaATACGCCTGACCCTGGGGTACTGTCACCGAGGGCAGAATGgacttcagtcttcacagctcaTTCAGTGAGGTCTACTCTCTGAGCGTGGTATCGAGAGAGCAGATTGGTGTCAGTGGTGACTCCTGTCTGGGGGAGAACTAGTAATTCATCTCATGTCAGGGTGAATGGACAGCTGTTGAGGGCAACTATTTTCAGTCTCTAATGCCCCTAGTTGCCTTGAAACCAGTGCCAAAGAGGCAGAAGTCTGTATCCTAATGTCTGTCCAAATTCAGTCTTTGTCATTCTGATTCCGTTCCATTTACGGAACAATAtaggagccccccccccacacacacacacactgtctgtaGGCTGTAAAATGGCGCAGAAATGGCCCAGACTCCATAATTAGAGTGGATCCCAAATGTCTGTTCCTGGCAGTGCCCAGTGGAGGGGAATTGATTCTAAGATTCAGGCTTGAGACCCCAAAATTCCCTGCTGGCACAGTTcgctctgccctccctcccaagGTAGATAACTGGAGTTCCATGCAGTATGTTGTGTGTAGACCTTTAGGGTTAGACAGATGCTAAATAACCCATGGCCCTTTTCGTAAGACCTAGGGTTTGCCCCAGCATTTCTTCACCTCAGCTAGTCTGCAGCATGTTGTGTGCTGTTTTCCCATCTTGCTTCTGACTTGcatgcagaggtggctgcatttccctgCACACGTGGActggtttagaaagcattttgtcctgaaaggtgctgaggaAATGTTACTTCAGTTAGTCACTCCCTCTTCCCTGTGAAATGTATTTACCAGGTTCCATCAAGCATGCTCAGTGCTGTCGGGAATGGACAGGAAGACTCATCCCTGCTCCACAGAGCTTATGAGCCTAATCCACAGCATGTGCATGCTAGTGAGTGCACTGGATGGTATGAAGGTGGCACTACTTGGATCACTATAGGTCAGGTGCTTTTGCGTGTGGCGTCTGTCCAGAAGCAGCATTGCTAGTGTAGTGCAGCTTGTACTGTCCCTTGGTGTTTGGAAGGTTAACAGAATCCTTCTAATCACTTCCTAATTTATCTTCTTTACTCATGAAATGTTTTCATGGGaaactgtggggggtggggggggaaggggtgctaTGGCCTATGGATTCCGGAGACAGTCTGTAAAGGACATATCCCAGGTCATAAGAAAATGTATCGTTCCCCTCCCATCCTGCCCTCCCCGTGGCCTCAACCTCTGGATCTGAACAGCAATTGCGAGAATGGGAATGAGATCTAGTCTAATAACTGTGGGTAAGTTTTTCTGGCTGTGTTCCCTTGGCTTGTGGAGCGTAAGACTCTCCTTTGCTCTCTTGCAGCCTATCGCACAGATGAGGGGCAACCCTGGGTCCTGCCCGTAGTGAAGAAAGTTGAGCAGAAGATCGCTAATGATGCCAGCTTGAACCATGAATACCTGCCGATCCTCGGCCTGCCTGAGTTCCGGGCCAACGCTTCAAGGATCGCGCTTGGAGAGGACAGTCGTGCTATCAAGGAGAATCGTGTAAGCTCTGGAGGGAAGTGACTCTTTGCTGAGACATACTGGTGAATGGGGTCTctggaggatgggagagatcTTGCCAGGATTGCAGAGTTTGCCCTGACTGGTCTGGCACTGAGCTCAGTTTCAAGTCGGCATTCTGGCTGCATGGAGCTGTTGGCGTGCTCAGAGCTCTCTGCACATGTAGGGTTTGGGCTCCCATCTAGACGCTGAATACAAGAAACCGACAGGAAACCTCCCCCAGGGGGAAGGcagaagatctgggttctgcCACCTGATGTTGAACCATTCCAGAACTGGCCAGGCATCTGCCCTTGGACTCTGATGGGAAGGGCCAGCGGGTCTGACAGAAACAGCTGGAAACCTGCCAAGGCCCAAAGGGGGTGTGAGAAATGTGAGAGAAGCTGTTTAAGGAGGAGTGACAGCaggatgggagctgagggtagATGATGTGGGGTTATTTAGGTGTGTTAGTGCATCCCATGGTCAGTGCTGACCTACGTGGCTGCAGTATGAAAGTCCTGGTTGGCCTGGAAACAGGTGCTCTGATACCATGGTATGGGGCCCTATAAGTTAGCAGTCACTGAGGAGCAGAGCCTGCCCCAGTATTGcagaggagctgctgctttgATGTCAGGAAGCCTGGCCTAGGAGGCGCTGTCCTGGGCTGTGGCAATTAAAGGGATCTGCCTCAGATTGGATGAGGGGTGCTGAATTCCTGGTCTGGGGGGGTTGATCCCTTTAATAACTGGAGGCCAGCGAGGCTCATCTCACTCTGTCCCTTTCTGATGTTTCCACATGGTCTCTGCACTGATGCCATCTGTTGGTGGCAGGCTCTTGGTGACCCTGCTCTGCCTTTCAGGTAGGAGGCGTTCAGTGCTTGGGCGGGACTGGCGCTCTGCGCATCGGAGCAGAGTTCCTGCGGCGCTGGTACAATGGAACCAACAACACAGCAACTCCTATCTAcatctcttctccttcctggggTGAGTGCTGCAGCGTGTTCACGCTTACGGCTCACTGGAGCCTGCAGGGCAAGGGGGTACGGTGGGAGCAGTCCGGCCAGACTCTTCACGCTGTGGGGGGCTgatgggagggggaaaggtgTCTCATATGAACAAGGGAAAGGTTCTCCCCCTCCATGGGCGGTGTGGTGGGAGGCAACTTAAGTCAGGACTGGAGGAACTGGCTGGCACAGGCAGCTCTCCAGTACAGATGGACTGGTCTCCTCTCTCCTCAGAGAACCATAACTCTGTGTTTGTGAATACTGGCTTTAAGGACATCCGGGCCTATCGCTACTGGGATGCTGCTAAGAGGGGGCTGGACCTGGAGGGGCTGCTGGAGGACATGGAGGTGGGTAAGAGTGCCTTGGAGAGGCGATCTCCTGAGCTGCAGCCAAAGTCACCAGCTGCCCTAGTTTCAGATCAGCCAGGCCCTTCTGTGCAGGAGCCTGCCAGTTTCTTGCCTAAGGGTAACTGGAGCAGGACTGAAGCCCGATCTGTGTGATAGAGTCCAGCAGAGTGGCCAAGGCAGCTGGTGGCTGACTGGATGTGGgccttctgctgtgtgtgcatgtgactgAGAACTGCTCTTTCCTCAGAGTGCACCCGAGTTCTCCATCTTTGTTCTGCATGCCTGTGCGCACAACCCAACTGGCACAGACCCCACCCTGGAGCAGTGGAAACAGATTGCTGCTGTCATGAAGGTATCCGCGGAGAGTGGactggtggggagagggctgtaGTGTGGCCAGGGAGCAGGAAGCCCTCGAGCCAACCAGAGCACAAACAGGACTCTAGACTCTATTTGGGGAAGAGGTAGGGGTGGGCAAAGCTTGGTGAGGAGTGGGAGAAAGGGCCCCTCCCTGGTGAGTTGTTGGAGCCTTAGGTAAgaatgaggaggggctgggacCAGCAGAAATCTGCTCTTGGACACCACAGGATGTTTAAATTGCCCCAGTTCTGCTTGTGCTGCTAACTTGCATTTAATCTCAGGCTCTGGCTGGTACATATGCATCTGGAAAGTCTTCCCTCTCTCCTGGGTGCCCAGTAACAGGATGTGAAATAAGTCACATCCCCTCCTCTGTCCCCCAAAGAACACACTAGCCAGGTAAAAGGGACACTTCTGTCCTTCTCCCCGGTGGTTTgggaggcagctgctgctgtttccttGTAGTGACCTTCCTCTCCCATCCGCTGGTTGTGATTTGACACACTCCCCAGCTTGTCTCAAAGTCTCCCCCTTCATTCGAGTCCTAATGGCAGTGCTCCAGTCAGGCTTGAAGGggttcccaccctgccccagattCACACTGACCCTTAAAGGACTCCCCAGCAAGATCAGCCCACCCTGcttgggtgaggggagggggcagaaatggGGACAAGGGGTTCTTAGGGGTAGGGCGGGGTCTCCCCTCTAATTATCTTCCTGTCTGCAGCGCCGGTTCCTGTTCCCATTCTTTGACTCAGCCTATCAGGGCTTTGCCTCCGGCTGTCTGGACAGAGATGCCTGGGCCGTGCGGTACTTTGTCTCTGAGGGCTTTGAACTCTTCTGTGCTCAGTCCTTCTCCAAGAACTTTGGGCTCTACAGTGCGtatccctctggcagcagctaACCCTGCAGATTGGGCCAGCCTCCCTGGGGGTGGTGGGTGAAGCCTGCCGGGAtgtggggcacaggggctgggtgTAGTGGCTCATGTCTCCGTGTCTGTCTCCAGATGAGCGAGTGGGGAACCTGAGTGTGGTGGGGAAGGACGCTGACAACGTGCAGCGTGTCCTTTCCCAGATGGAGAAGATTGTCCGCACCATCTGGTCCAACCCTCCCTCACAAGGAGCACGTATCGTGGCTACCACCCTCACCTGCCCGCAGCTCTTCGCTGAGTGGTAAGTGGTGCCGGTGCCAAAATGGGGTGTTGAAGGGAGGAGCTGTCATACCAGGGCATGGATAGACCTGGCTAAATTCCACTACtggctccctctctcccctgcacagGAAGGACAACGTGAAGACAATGGCAGAACGGGTCTTGCTAATGCGGTCGGAGCTCAGGGCCCGGCTCGAGGCTCT containing:
- the GOT1 gene encoding aspartate aminotransferase, cytoplasmic; this encodes MAAAGSLFACVPRAPPVAVFQLTADFRQDRDPRKVNLGVGAYRTDEGQPWVLPVVKKVEQKIANDASLNHEYLPILGLPEFRANASRIALGEDSRAIKENRVGGVQCLGGTGALRIGAEFLRRWYNGTNNTATPIYISSPSWENHNSVFVNTGFKDIRAYRYWDAAKRGLDLEGLLEDMESAPEFSIFVLHACAHNPTGTDPTLEQWKQIAAVMKRRFLFPFFDSAYQGFASGCLDRDAWAVRYFVSEGFELFCAQSFSKNFGLYNERVGNLSVVGKDADNVQRVLSQMEKIVRTIWSNPPSQGARIVATTLTCPQLFAEWKDNVKTMAERVLLMRSELRARLEALGTPGTWNHITEQIGMFSFTGLNPKQVEYMIKEKHIYLMASGRINMCGLTTKNLDYVASSIHEAVTKFQ